The Candidatus Nanogingivalaceae bacterium DNA segment TTTAAAGCTATTCATTGCGCGACGAGTTTGGTCGAAATTAATTTGTGCATCATTTTCATGCGCAATCACGTTTCGAAGCTTATGCGCGTGCCAAATTGAATTTGGGCTCGAAAGCCTGTCTTTTGCATTTTTTAACCGCTCACCCATTGTTTGTCCAGAAATCTTCAATTCTCTCATTGCTGTGTCAACAAGCTTATCGGCATTAATTAGCGCCAAATGCCAAGTTGCTGGCTCATCTTTTTTAATAGAATTTTCAATTTTTAACCAGTCGCCCTGAAATTTAAGTTTATCGAGCTGAATTTTTTCAGTTTTAGTTATTTCAATAAAAAAGAATAAAAGTCCAGCACAGATCAAAATTGAAACTGAAAGAATTATTAAATCCATTATTTTTCCTCCAAACTATCTGCGAGTGCTAAAATCTTTGAATCAGATTCCATTTTTCCAATAATTTGCACACCTACTGGTAACCCAGCTTCAGTTTTGCCTGCAGGAACAGATATTGCTGGTAGGCCCGCTAGAGACGCAGGAACATTCAAGATGTCAGCAAGATACATCTTTATAGGGTCATGCACATTTTCGCCAATCTTAAATGCTGGCGTTGGCGCAACTGGACCAACCAAAAAATCTACATCCTCAAACAACTTATTGAATTCATTTATCAAAATTGTTCGTGCTTTTTGTGCCTGTAAGTAATATGCATCATAAAAGCCGCTCGAAAGAACATATGAACCAATCATAATTCGGCGTTTGTTTTCAGCTTCGAAACCTTCATCACGAGATTTTCCAAATACTTCGCTAAGATTCTTTGCGTCTTTTGAACGTAAACCGTATCGAATTCCGTCATACCGAGCTAGATTAGAAGAAACTTCAGCTGGAACCACAATATAATAAATAGCTAAAGAATATTTACTCATAGGTAATGAAACTTCGACAATTTCATGACCGGCTTTTCGCATTTTTTCAATATAATTTTCAGTTACCTTTCGAACTTCAGGGTCAACTCCATCACTCAAAAACTCTTTAACAACACCAATTTTTGCCTTTTTTGGTGCTTTTTCTTCTTTCCAAAAATCAGGCAAGGTCATTGCGTCACGAGAATCAAGACCAGCCATAACACGCATTACAAGTTCACTCTCTTTAGCGGTTTTAGCAAAAACGCCAATCGTATCAGTTGAAGAAGCCATTGCGACAACACCAAATCGAGAAACTGTTCCATAAGTTGGTTTTACGCCATAAACACCGTTAAAGCTAGCTGGCTGACGAATTGAGCCACCCGTATCAGTTCCAAGAGTGAAAGGAACGATATCTAATGCCGAAATTACTGCCGACCCTCCAGAAGAGCCACCGGCAACACGGGTTTTATCAACTGAGTTTTTAGTAACTCCAAAAGCTGAGTTTTCAGTAGAACCCCCGTGAGCAAAAGCATCTAAATTAGCTTTTCCAATACAAATCGCACCCGCATTTTCTAATTTTTCGATAGCGGTTGCTTGAATTGGAGTCATGAAATGCTCAAGCATTTTGCTTGAAGCTGTTGAAGGCGACCCAAACACCAAGAAATTATCTTTCGCAACAAAAGGTACTCCAGCCAATTCGCCAACTTTCTCACCTTTCGAAATTTTTTCGTCAATCTCTTTAGCTCGTTCTAAAGCCCTATCTCCAATCAAACTCGTAAAAGCATTAAACTCCTTAGCATTTTCAGCCTTTGCTAGCGCTTCTTCTACAAACTCAACTGCTGTCTTTTTACCAGACAGAACTTGTTCTCTAATTTCAAAAATACTCGTCATAATTCTCCTACAAAACCTTTGGAACTTTTACTTGATTATCTTCAACATTATTACCAGCCAACTTCAAAAGCTCAGCTCGCTTAACACCGTAATCATTAATTTCATCTTCTCGCCAAACATTTTGATTTTTCGAAACCGAATAAGTCGGCTCAACGCCATCTGTATTAAGTTCGCTAAGTTGTTCAATATATTCAACAATATTTCCCAAGTCAGTTTGAAGATTAGAAACTTCATCATCGCTTAACGAAATACTTGAAAGCTCCGCTAAACGCTTAACTTCTTCTTTTGATATCTTTTCCATATACTTTAGTATATCACTTTTTGTATTTTTTTTAAAGTATACATCTTGTCTTATTCGGTTATTTAGCAATAAAAAAACAACCGCCCGAATATCTTTCGAACGATTGTTTTTTTGTATAGATTAACGCTTTGAGAATTGTTCTCGTTTTCGCGCTGATCGTAAACCGTATTTCTTGCGTTCTTTTTCGCGTGGATCACGCTTCAAGAATTCTGCTTTTTTCAATACTGGTCGCAAATCTGCATGAGCAACAGTTAAAGCTTTTGAAATAGCGAGTTTAATAGCGTCAACTTGACCGGCTAAACCACCACCGTTAACTTTTACTGTAATATCAAAATCTGATTGTTTACCAACCAATGCAAGCGGATCTGTAATTTCAGCAAGCATTGATTTATTTCCATCAAAATATTCAAGTGCAGGTTTTTCGTTAATAGTAAGACTACCTTTTCCTGAATATAGTCGAGCTCGAGCAGTCGCAGCTTTTCGTCGGCCAAGACCGTAGAAATATTTAGCTTCAGCCATGATTATTTAACCTCAACTTTCTTTGGTTTTTGAGCTGAATGGTTATGCTCTGAACCTACATAAACTTTCAAACGTTTCATTCGTTCAGCTTGAAGTTTATTCTTTGGAAGCATACCTGAAACTGCTTTTTCTATAATCATTGCAGCATTCTTTTCGCGCAATTCTTTCAAAGAAGCTTCACTTAGACCACCAGGAAATCCACTGTGTCGATAATACATCTTATCTTCTTCTTTATTTCCTGTAACTTTAACCTTTTCAGCATTGATAACAATTACATAATCTCCGCCGTCTGTGTGTGGCGTATATGTAGGCTTGTTTTTGCCTGTCAAAAAAGTTGCAATTTTTGCGCTAAGTCGACCAAGTGTAGCCGATTCAGCAGCATCAATCAAGATCCAATCTCGTTTAACTTCAGCTGGTTTTTGTGAATAAGTTTTTGCGTTAATTGCCATCTACTTATCCTCACTTTCGTGTTTAATTTCATCAACAAATTCAATTGTAGCCATTTCTGCGGCATCACCTCGACGAATTCGAGTTCGCTCAACTCGCAAATGCCCACTGTTTCGTTTCGAAAGTTGTGGTGCGATAACATCTACTAATTTATTTGCTGCGTCAATATTACCAAGTTTGGCCATAACTTGACGACGGTTATGTAAATCACCTTTTTTAGCTTTAGTGATAAGCTTTTCTGTGTAGCGCAAAGTCTCTTTGGCTTTTGGCAAAGTTGTTTCAATCTTGCCATGAATGACTAACGAAGTCGCTAAGCCTTTGAGGAGCGCTCGGCGTTGATCGCGTTCACGACCAAATTTTCGCCCTTTATATCCATGTCGGTGCATATTATAAATTTAACTCCGCTATTTTATCTTTTACTTCATCCAAAGCTTTGCTTCCAAAGCCTTTAAGTTCACGCAAATCTTGTTCGGTAAGGTTTACTAAGTCGTGAACAGTGCGAATGTCATTGTTGACAAGCGCATTTGTTGTTCGAGCTGTCAAGTTTAGATCTTCAATTGGTGTATGAAGCTCACTCGCCTCATCCTCGGCTTCCTCGCCAAGAGCTGGAGCAGCCTCAATTGTTGTAGATCCTGCAAGAGCCGTATACTGGTTTGCTAGGATTGCAGATGCTTGTTCGAAAGCTTCTCGAGGAGACAATGAACCGTCGGTCTCGATAGTTATATTAAGCTTATCAAGATTCGAAACTTGTCCAACACGAGTATTGTCAACTTTGTATCGAACTCGCAAAACCGGCGTAAAGATAGCGTCAACCGCAATCATATCGCTATGAATTCGATCTTCGCTTGATTCTTCGATCGTTTTGTATCCATGACCAGATTCAACTACAAGGTCCATTACAAACTTAGTTTTTGCATCATCGATAGTTGCAATAATTTGATCTGGGTTTACAACTTCCATATCTGCGCTAGCTTGAATATCTGCAGCAGTAATCACTCCAGCACCAGTTTTTTCTAATCGAAGCTCAACAGGTGAATCAGTATGAGCTTTGAATTTAATATTTTTAAGATTCAACATGATGTCAACCACATCTTCTTTTACACCTTCAATAGATGTAAATTCATGACTAACTCCGTCAATCTTAAAAGCAACTATCGCTGCACCATTTATGCTAGAAAGAAGCACTCGGCGCAAACTATTTCCAAGCGTATTCCCGTATCCAGGTTCAAGCGGTTTTACAACAAAAGTTGCAACGTTATCGCTTAAATCCTGAATTTCGGCAAGCGCCGGATTGTGAATTAATTTTGACATATAAACTTTTAGCTCCTTACCTTTTATCGTGAGTAGTATTCAACGATTAGCTGTTCATTGATTCCAGCTTCTGCTTCTTCTCGTTTAGGAAGACCAGTAATAGAAACTGTCATCTTTTTGCCATCAGCCTTCAACCAACTAAGTGGTGCTGGTGCTGCATCAGCAATAACATTTTCAAGATTTGTGAAATAGCCAGATTTTTGGCTTTTTGGTCGAACAACAATCTCATCGCCAGACTTCAAACGAATTGAAGGAATATCAACGCGTCGTCCGTTTAATAAGAAATGTCCGTGGCTCACCAATTGGCGAGCTTGTCGACGTGAAGTTGCGAAACCTGCACGATAAATAGCATTATCTAAGCGAAGTTCCAAAAGTTGTAGCAAGTTTTCACCAGCCAAACCTTCACGACGTGATGCTTCTTTCATCAATCGTGCGAATTGTTTTTCAAGAAGTCCGTAAAGTCGTCGAACTTTTTGTTTTTCACGCAATTGAATTGCATACAAGCTTGGTTTTCCTTGTCGAGAACCTGAGTGTTGACCAGGAATACCACTTTTACGTGCCATAATTTTGACAGCTTTTCTATGAAGGGCATAGCCTTCTCGGCGTGATTGTTTAACAATCGGAGACCTATCTCTCGCCATAAATTAAGCCCTCCTTGCTTTCTTTGGACGAACGCCACCATGTGGAACGCCAGTCACATCTTTAATACTTTCAACAGCAATGTTTACATTTGAAAGTGATCGGATCGCTGAATCGCGACCTAGACCCACACCCTTAACGAAAACATCTACTGATTTTAGGCCATAAAGAGCCTGTGCATTTTCGGCTGCTTTTTCAGTTGCAACCTGCGCTGCATAAGCTGTACCTTTTTTGCTTCCGCGGAAACCACACGCACCAGCGCTCGCTGCTGCTAAAGCATTACCTTTTTTATCTGTAAAAGTAATGATTGTGTTGTTGAAGGTAGCTTGAATATGCATTTGACCTGATGGAACAGATCGGCGCTGTTTTTTACGACTAACTTTTTCTGCCATAATTCTATCCCTTTCTCAAATCAAGTCTTACTTGCTGCTTTTGGCTGTGCTCCACCAACGGCGATTGCGCGACCCTTTCGAGTTCGTGCGTTCGTTCGTGTGCGCTGACCGTTTACAGGCAACCCTGATTTGTGTCGCATACCTTTATAGTTGTTAATGTCTTTTAGACGTTTAATATTATTTGCCACGAGGCGTTGCAGATCACCTTCTACAGTGTAATCATTATCAATAATTGCACGTAGTTTCTGTTCTTCAGCCTCGGTGAGATCTTTCACCCGAGTGGTCGGCTCAATATTAGCCGCCGCAAGGATGGTTCGCGAAGTTGTTTCGCCAATACCATAAATGTAAGTAAGAGCGATCCAGACTTGCTTTTCTGCTGGGATTGTTACCCCTGCGATTCGAGCCATACTTAACCCTGCCTTTGCTTATTCTTAGGTTTTTTCTTATTGATAACACGTAGTCGACCTTTTCGGCGAACTAAAATGTCATCTGGACTGATTTTTTTAACACTTGCACGAACTTTCATAAGTGTATAAAAACTCCTTATCCTTTAGGTTTATATTATCTGCAAATCCCCATAGAAATAATAAGCCATTTAAATTTTGGCTTTTTCTATTTTGAACTTGCTAGTCTCTTAGGCGGAAGCTGATTCTTCCCTTAGTAAGATCATAAGGGGTCAACTCTACTTCAACCTTATCGCCCGGAACTAAACGAATATAATGCTTTCGCATCTTTCCGCTAATATGAGCGATGATTGTATGCCCATTTTGAAGCTCAACTTTAAACTGCGTGTTTGGCAAAGCCTCCACGATTCGTCCTTCCAATTTTATTACTTCCTTTTGAGCCATAAATCTATACAATTTTACCCTATTATCTTTAAAAAGTCAAGGGTTTTTTAAAATTTTAAAAATAAAAAAGCGATCCGTAGACCGCTAATTCTAAATCCAGAGACGAAGTTCTTTAGAAAGCCATCTCTCAAAACATTCGAGGTTTCTAATTATTGGTGACTCTTTTTTAGTGTTTGAAAGAATATTTTCAATAACCGGTCGCCGCTTCCTTTCAGAAATTACTGTAAATTTACAACGCTCATCAGACTTATCTGAATCTTCTCCTAAAAAATCAATAATTTGATCGAAAAAAGTTATTGAAGGGTTTATGACAAATGCCTTATCCGCATATTTCATCATCGAAAAATCACCCTGAGTATCGCCCGCCGCAATAACAAAAAAGTCCTCTCTGTTGAATAAGTATGACTTTTTACTTATCTTCTCCAATACTTGTTCAACAAACATATGCTTGTTTTCGAATGTCCGAATTTTAGTTTCTCTAAAAATTCCTTGATCGTCCTTTTCGTAGTCTTGACCAATTCCCATATAGAAATCGTATTCTTTAACAAAAGCATCCACTAAAAATTTTGGCGAACCGGAAATAGCAACTAGCTTAAACCCTTCTGTTCGTAAAAAGTTAATCATGTTTAATGTAGAGATGTAATCTTGACTACCTCGATATTCTACCACAACTCTTCGCCCAATTTCGCGAACTTCTTCAGAAGTGTATTTTTCTAATGCTATCATTGCAAAAGCAACAACCATTTGACAATATTGACCAAACAGCTCATCCGAATTCTTTTCGGAAGTTTTATAAGCTTTTCGAAGTTCTTTTATCTCCTTCTGAAGCCCCTGATACTTCTCTAAATTACCCCCACGATACTTGTAGTCGCGGATGAGAATTTCATATAAACTTTCTGGCAGTGGCCTTGTTCTAATCGTTCCATCAATATCAAAAAATGCAACCTTCTCTTTAAAGTTTGGCATACCCAGTACCTCTTTTCTAAAAAATGTGCTAGAACCATATCATAGCACATTTTTATTGTTAGGTCAAATTACATTTTTCGAACTGCTCTTAACATTACGCGTTTATTGAAAGTGTTTTTAGCATAATCCCAGTCGCCAACACAAGTAATCATATTCAAGCCCTCTTTTTTCGGATCCATTGAATTTAACATTGTTTTCATACCAAGAGGGTTACTTTCATTGTTTATATCCTCAACAGACATCTCCCTGTTGTCGACAACTTGATAAGTTATACGTTGACCATCACCACGTTCAATAATAATCTCAGATCCCTTTGAAAGGCTTCCTAAATTTTCAAAAATACCACCTTTCGTCGGACCACCATTATGCCCATCAATTAAAACAGCTCCTTTTCCAGCGCCAGGTAGTCCACTCTTCGTATACCATCCTGCATCATAAATCGATTTCGGAGAATCTAATTGTCCAGTATCTTTAATTGTTCCGATTTGAACAACCCTTGCATTAGATATTTTTAAGCTTGGTATCGAAAGGTATCTCGGAAAAGAGGGGTTAGGAACCTGATAGTCATCCTTTTTTTCTTGGGTAACTTCCGTTTCATCAACCTCATAACTAGCCACGGTATGACCGGAACTTGAACTTATATCTTTCGTTTGAATAAAATTAACATAGAGATAAAAACCCGTATACCCAATCAGTAAAAGCCAACAAACACTAAGCGCGACAACAACTACTTGCCTTGATTTTTTCTTAGAGTGTTTAACTTTCATTTAATCCTCTTATTTATAGTCGTCGTACGTGACCATTAACGCTCGTGAGTTTACTTGGCGAATTGTTTCGAGAGCTACAGTCACAACAATCAAGATACCCGTTCCTCCGATAGATAGATTACTACTTTGAATCGAAGCAAGGTTATATAATAGATAATCGGCCACGAATGGCAATAGAGCAATCAAACCAAGAGCTACTGCGCCAAATAGATTCAAACGATTAACTACTTTATTGAGGTAATTAGCAGTAGAAATTCCCGGACGAACACCTTCTATAAATCCACCTTGTTTTTGTAGATTGTCTGCAATCTCATTTGAATTAAATACGATTGAAGTATAGAAATAAGTGAATACAACAATTAAGACGAAGTATGCCGCTGGATAAATAAACGACTCAAGAGAAGCACCTGTAAAGGTTCCTTGGTTTGGTGCCGAGAACCATTTGATAAGGTTATTTGCTAAATCAACATTAACTTTCGCATTTTTCATAACTTGACCTATAAATGCAGGCAAGCTTAAAAACGAAACAGCAAAGATCACTGGAATAACTCCCGCAACGATCAATTTAACAGGTAAAATACTTTTAATACCACCATAAGAAGAATTACCATGAACTCGTTTTGCATAATTAATAGTAATAACACGTTGAGCTTCATTAATTTTAACCAGGATATACAAAAGTATTAAACTAACTACCGCAAGAATTATTGCTACCACAAAAGTAATCCTGTTAACCGGTAGCGTAAACCATCCAAAAACACTTAGTGCACCATCTTTAGTGTCTGAAATTGAAGAAACTAAAGTAGCTAAAGTTGTTGGTAGTTGCGAAATAATACCAGCAAAAATAACCAAAGATATACCGTTTCCAACACCTTTTTCGGTAATAATTTCGCCAATCCACATCAAAAGAACAGATCCTGTAACCATCGCCGTAACAGCAACGATCCAGTTTGTAAGACTCATTCCATTGAAGGCTGCAGAATTTGACTGAAGCACTGTAGTCTGAAGAATAAAAACATATGCAATCGACTGAATAATCGCCAAAGGAACTGTCAAAATTCGTGTCCATTGGTTAATTTTACGACGACCAGATTCGCCATCATTATTCAACTCCTCAAGAGAAGGAATAGCCTTGGTCATCAACTGAGTAATAATAGAAGCCGTAATAAATGGGCTTAATCCAACCAGCATAATAGAAAAGCTAGTTAAAGCTCCACCTGTCAAAAGGTTAATAAATCCACCCAAATCCGTGCTTTTAATAGCCGATTCAACAACTTCCTTAAGATTCCCCGCATTAGCAAGCGGAATTGGTACGTGCGCCAAAAATCTAAAAATTACTAAAAGCCCAACCACCCCAAAAACACGCTTTTGCATGTCTCTATTTTTCATCGATTTAACTATTGTTTTCCAGTTCATAGTTCTTATTTTACCATACTTTCTATCTTATTTAAAGTCAAAAATTATTTTATCATAAAACAGCAAATCATTACCAAAGCTAGAATAATTCGATACCAGCCAAATAGTTGAAAATCGTGTTTTTTAAGATAGTCGGTCAAGAATCGAACAACTATCATTGAAATAATAAATGTAGCCACTAAAGCAACCATCAAATACATAATCTCACTAGACGAATACTTAAAACCGTATTTTACTATTTTTAGTGCACTCGACCCTAACATAATAGGAATCCCCATAAAGAATGAAAACTCTACAGCTATCTTACGTGAAACTCCTGTTAATAAACCTCCAATAATCGTTGATCCACTCCTAGAAGTTCCTGGAATCAAAGCTAACATCTGATATGCACCAATTTTAGCAGCATCCCTATATGTCATATCTTCAAATTTTTCAACTCGTGGAGAAATTCTATGAACAGCACGATATCGTTCAATCACAATAAATAATGCACCATAAATAGCCAACATTGAAGCGATAACCCACATGTTTTCGAAATGTTTTTCAATAAAACTATTCAACAACAAACCAACAACACCGGCAGGAATTGCACCGATAATTATTTTTTTCCACAATTCAATAGTTTCATGTTTTTCGCGAGAATTTTTATGTCTATCCAAAGGATTGAGTCTTGACCAATAGATAAAAACAATCGCCATAATTGCGCCAAGCTGAATAACAACCATAAACAGGTCTTTAAAATCTTTCGAAAAACTTAGTTTAGCGAAATGATCAAATAAAAGCATATGCCCAGTACTTGAAACTGGAAGCCACTCGGTGATTCCCTCAATAGCACTAACTATAATCACCTTTAATAATTCTATAATTTCCATAACCTATCCTATTATATCACGCTTTAGCTTTCGAAATTTCTTCTTCACTTAGCAAAATACTTGAAAGCTCCGCCAAATGCTTAACTTCGTCTTTTGATATTTTTTCCATATCAACAAGTATATCACTTTTCGAAAGATTTTTAAAGTAAAAACTCCCAAAAATTGGAAGTCTCTAAGTTTATTTTTTCTCAAGTTTTTCGATTCGTTGGTTCAACTCGTTTATATAATTCATTTGATTTACATTAATTTCACCCGAAGTCTTAATATTGTTATTAATTCTTTGGTGAAGAAAAATTACTCCAGCCGAAAGAATTAAATTCCATAAGACGAGTAACGAAACTGCAATTATTCTAAAAACTTTCTTGTCTTTTTGATTAATAAATTTCATAAATATCCTTTCAATTAAAATAGCTCGTCCAAAAAACTATTCTATTTTATGTATATAAAATATCCCTTATCAGGAATTTCTATAACTCTTGTAAATTCCTTAATTCCTATGCCTCCGAAAAAATTTCTATACTTCACAAAACTAGCAATAGTGACCCTCTTAGTTCATAAACCCTAAAGTTTCTGGAAATTCCAGACAATTCCAATGTGGAATTTTGCCCAGACGAAGGAACAACAGAAAAGTTTGAAGATATAATAACATTTCCCCAACTAGCAACTTCGTTACCTATATGAAAAGCAACCCAATCTCATATCAGCTTTAGCCGTAGAACTAAAACCAATCATACAGGCCAAAAATAATGTGATAGTTTATAATTTTGAATTTATTTTTAACCATTTTTTCACCCCACATTATATAAAAGTACTCCCTGGATGAGCTAATGCTATAATTATATCAACATAAAAAAGTTCGTCAATAGTTTTTTTATTTCACCATTCTCTTTCTAATTTCCGCAATCTGATCTCGCAAATCTGCCGCCTCCTCGAAAAGCAAATTCGCACTGGCGAGATTCATTTGGTTTGTTAAATCTTGAATCAAATTATCCCATTCTTCACGCGGAATTTTTCTTAAGTCCAGTTTTGGTCTTTTATCTTTTTGCGGAATAATTGCGCGCAAACCTTCGCTAATTTCACTCGCAACGCTTTTCGGTGTAATATTGTTTTTTAAATTATATTCTTTTTGGATTTCTCGTCGCCGATTCGTTTCGTCGATCGCAAGCTTCATTGAACGAGTTATTTTATCGGCATACATAATCACTTTTCCTTCTTCGTGCCTAGCTGCTCGCCCGATCGTTTGAATTAATGCACTTTCTGAACGCAAGAAACCTTCTTTATCCGCATCTAAAATTGCAACCAAACTAACCTCTGGCAAATCCAAACCCTCACGCAAAAGATTAATTCCAACGAGAACATCATAAGTTCCTTCGCGTAAATCACGCAAAATATCACCACGCTCCAAGGTGTCAATTTCGCTATGGATATACGCTGTTTTTATCCCGTTTTCTTCCAAAAATCCACTCAAATCTTCAGCCATCCTCTTAGTCAGAGTTGTAACCAAAACTCGCTGACCTTTCGAAATCCGTTTTTGAATTTCCTCCATTAAATCGTCAACTTGACCTTCAATTTTTCGAACTTCAATTTCAGGGTCTAATAGTCCCGTTGGACGAATAACTTGCTGAGCTGGTTTTGGTGAATGCTCAAGCTCAAAATCGCCAGGGGTTGCCGAAACATAAATCGCCTGATTAATATGTTTATAAAATTCATCAAAAGTCAAAGGTCGGTTATCAAGAGCCGAGGGTAAGCGAAAACCATTATCCACCAAAACAGTTTTACGCGCTCGGTCACCATTAAACATCCCTCGAACTTGTGGTAAAGTCATGTGCGACTCATCAACTAAAAGTAAAAAATCATCCGGAAAATAATCCAGCAAAGTTGCGGGTTGTTCACCGGGTGCGCGCTCAGTTAAATATCGCGTATAGTTTTCAATCCCTTTTACAAATCCAGTTTCTCGAAGCATTTCAAGATCATATTTTGTACGCTGAGCTAATCGTTGCGCCTCAAGATATTTTTTATTTTTTTCGAAATATTCATATCTCGCATAAAATTCCTTCTCAATTTGTGGAATTACTCGATCGATAATTTCTTTTGGAGTAGCGTAGTGAGAATTCGGAAAAATATCAAAAAATTGCGGTTTTTCAAGAATCTCACCTGTAAGCGGATTGGTGATTGTTAGCCTATCGATTTCATCACCAAAAAATTCCACTCGCACTGCCAAATCTGATCCCGCAGTGAAAATATCTATCGTATCGCCACGAACTCGAAAAGTTCCGCGAGAAAAATCAACATCGTTTCGTTCATATTGAATATCTTTCAAATGCCTCAAAAATTTATCTCGATTATAACGCATTCCGGGTTTGATATGCAACGCCATTTGCATATAGCTTGCTGGCGAACCGATACCATAAATACAGCTAACACTCGAAACAATAATCGTATCGCTCCGAGTTAACAACGCCTCAGTTGCGGCGTGTCGAAGTTTTTCAATCTCTTCATTTATTCGCGAATCTTTTTCGATATATGTATCCGTACTTGCAATATAAGCTTCGGGCTGATAATAATCAAAATAGCTCACAAAATAATGAACTTCATTTTCAGGAAAAAACTTTTTAAACTCACCATAAAGCTGAGCCGCAAGAGTTTTATTGTGCGCCAGAATTAAAGTTGGTTTTTGAGTGGCTTGAATAATATTTGCCATTGTAAAAGTTTTACCCGAACCAGTTACACCCAACAAAGTTTGTTCATGCTCACCTTTCTTTAAACCCTCGACTAATTGTGAAATTGCCTGCGGTTGATCACCAGTTGGTTGATATTTTGATTTTAATTTAAACTCACGATATTTCATTATTTATATTTTATAATATATTTCATCAAAAAGCAAAACCGCCCAAATTGAGCGGTTAGCTTTATCCGTTTCCAGCGCGTTTTTCTGAAAGATGGTCATCATCTCGTGGTGCAATGAAGTCTGCATTTTTTTCATCAAGTCGTGCAATCACTTTACGAACAAGCCGTTCAGGGTTATTGTCATAAATTATATCTTTCGTTCCTGGAGCTTCAACATTTTGCAAAAGTGTTGGAACGTAATCGGCAAGCGCCATACTTCCAAGCAAGACACCGCAAACTTTGCGAGATTCTAGAGCGGTTGCGAGTTCGTGAAGCGACCCCATCCGGCCGCCAACTGTAATTACCGCATCGCTTGAAAGCACCAAGTGTGTATCACGCCCAACATAGCTCATTCCCGTAAAATTAATATAATCAAAAGGCTTAAACGGCAATTTATAAGTATTCACATGTTGTCGAAAACTTGAAGCAGGCGAAAAACCAATACTCAAGCCCGTTCGACCTTTAACACTAACCGCACCCAAAGCAGCGTAGTGTGGCAAACCAACCGTTG contains these protein-coding regions:
- the rplM gene encoding 50S ribosomal protein L13, which codes for MAINAKTYSQKPAEVKRDWILIDAAESATLGRLSAKIATFLTGKNKPTYTPHTDGGDYVIVINAEKVKVTGNKEEDKMYYRHSGFPGGLSEASLKELREKNAAMIIEKAVSGMLPKNKLQAERMKRLKVYVGSEHNHSAQKPKKVEVK
- the rpsD gene encoding 30S ribosomal protein S4: MARDRSPIVKQSRREGYALHRKAVKIMARKSGIPGQHSGSRQGKPSLYAIQLREKQKVRRLYGLLEKQFARLMKEASRREGLAGENLLQLLELRLDNAIYRAGFATSRRQARQLVSHGHFLLNGRRVDIPSIRLKSGDEIVVRPKSQKSGYFTNLENVIADAAPAPLSWLKADGKKMTVSITGLPKREEAEAGINEQLIVEYYSR
- the rpmJ gene encoding 50S ribosomal protein L36 produces the protein MKVRASVKKISPDDILVRRKGRLRVINKKKPKNKQRQG
- the rpsI gene encoding 30S ribosomal protein S9; the encoded protein is MAEAKYFYGLGRRKAATARARLYSGKGSLTINEKPALEYFDGNKSMLAEITDPLALVGKQSDFDITVKVNGGGLAGQVDAIKLAISKALTVAHADLRPVLKKAEFLKRDPREKERKKYGLRSARKREQFSKR
- the rplQ gene encoding 50S ribosomal protein L17 yields the protein MHRHGYKGRKFGRERDQRRALLKGLATSLVIHGKIETTLPKAKETLRYTEKLITKAKKGDLHNRRQVMAKLGNIDAANKLVDVIAPQLSKRNSGHLRVERTRIRRGDAAEMATIEFVDEIKHESEDK
- the gatC gene encoding Asp-tRNA(Asn)/Glu-tRNA(Gln) amidotransferase subunit GatC, giving the protein MEKISKEEVKRLAELSSISLSDDEVSNLQTDLGNIVEYIEQLSELNTDGVEPTYSVSKNQNVWREDEINDYGVKRAELLKLAGNNVEDNQVKVPKVL
- a CDS encoding DNA-directed RNA polymerase subunit alpha; translation: MSKLIHNPALAEIQDLSDNVATFVVKPLEPGYGNTLGNSLRRVLLSSINGAAIVAFKIDGVSHEFTSIEGVKEDVVDIMLNLKNIKFKAHTDSPVELRLEKTGAGVITAADIQASADMEVVNPDQIIATIDDAKTKFVMDLVVESGHGYKTIEESSEDRIHSDMIAVDAIFTPVLRVRYKVDNTRVGQVSNLDKLNITIETDGSLSPREAFEQASAILANQYTALAGSTTIEAAPALGEEAEDEASELHTPIEDLNLTARTTNALVNNDIRTVHDLVNLTEQDLRELKGFGSKALDEVKDKIAELNL
- the rpsK gene encoding 30S ribosomal protein S11, whose translation is MAEKVSRKKQRRSVPSGQMHIQATFNNTIITFTDKKGNALAAASAGACGFRGSKKGTAYAAQVATEKAAENAQALYGLKSVDVFVKGVGLGRDSAIRSLSNVNIAVESIKDVTGVPHGGVRPKKARRA
- the rpsM gene encoding 30S ribosomal protein S13 produces the protein MARIAGVTIPAEKQVWIALTYIYGIGETTSRTILAAANIEPTTRVKDLTEAEEQKLRAIIDNDYTVEGDLQRLVANNIKRLKDINNYKGMRHKSGLPVNGQRTRTNARTRKGRAIAVGGAQPKAASKT
- the gatA gene encoding Asp-tRNA(Asn)/Glu-tRNA(Gln) amidotransferase subunit GatA; this translates as MTSIFEIREQVLSGKKTAVEFVEEALAKAENAKEFNAFTSLIGDRALERAKEIDEKISKGEKVGELAGVPFVAKDNFLVFGSPSTASSKMLEHFMTPIQATAIEKLENAGAICIGKANLDAFAHGGSTENSAFGVTKNSVDKTRVAGGSSGGSAVISALDIVPFTLGTDTGGSIRQPASFNGVYGVKPTYGTVSRFGVVAMASSTDTIGVFAKTAKESELVMRVMAGLDSRDAMTLPDFWKEEKAPKKAKIGVVKEFLSDGVDPEVRKVTENYIEKMRKAGHEIVEVSLPMSKYSLAIYYIVVPAEVSSNLARYDGIRYGLRSKDAKNLSEVFGKSRDEGFEAENKRRIMIGSYVLSSGFYDAYYLQAQKARTILINEFNKLFEDVDFLVGPVAPTPAFKIGENVHDPIKMYLADILNVPASLAGLPAISVPAGKTEAGLPVGVQIIGKMESDSKILALADSLEEK